The Ptychodera flava strain L36383 chromosome 7, AS_Pfla_20210202, whole genome shotgun sequence DNA window TCAAATACTTTAATACCTACATGAATTATACCAATTATGACATGAACTACGTGCTACCAAGCCTAATTTGCTCTACCACTCTGGCAGAATAATATTGCAATTCACATAGACATTACATTACAAAGCAAATCCAAGATACCTAAAAGGGATGATGTCATACATCAATTCTGCATCCCTTCTCTTGAATTGTCAATTAGCACCCCTTACTCCCTATCACACCTGGAGTCCGTTTATCGTTAGCAAATTTGGGAAATGTGTCTACCAGATTGCCTGATTGCTGTTTAATGATTTAATAATGTTTAGTGCATTGCATGCGTGCATTACAGTGCATCAGAGATCTGAAGTGTTATTCGCAGTACAAAGGCATTGTACATATGAATCTTACTCAATCGTTCAAAGAAAGCGTCATCATTCATACATTCAGTGAGTTTCAAAGACTGCAACGTTCGCATTCTGTCAATCTCTTTCAAAGAATACGGCGGATTTTTTCCCGAATGCAAAGTATGACAAAATGTAAGCGATATCCAGTACTTTAGTGTCATTATTCAAGATGACAGACAATGCTGCATCATTGAACAGTCACTGCATTCGTCACAGGAATCGATATCGCATGTTTGAAATCTCTCTACAACTCAGAGTTGCTATAGGAGAATTTCAACTTCTCTTGTAACTGTACAAACCCGATATAGCTGCGCTGTCACTAATGCTGCGTTATCCACTAAACAAGTGAATTCTAGGGTCTGTCTGCAAAACCTGAGTAAATACAGGTCAGACGACGGTTTCAGGTGATCTTTAGTTTCTACTCTTCTTAGAGTATTGGTACACTTTGACTCTATTGTTGCCTCCGTCAACCACAACTAACTTTCCGTTAGTCAAAGCCATACCCTCTGGGTGATGTAAACCTTCGACGAGGTGACCGGCGAATGTACCATCATTGCGAATCATCAACACCTGTCCGGTGCGATAGCTCATCACCAGGATGTTGTCTTCTTCGTCGCAACAGATACCGGTCAGAAAATGGCCCGGCAGCTTCGTTGACCACTTCTCATGCCCATTGACATCGAACTTCCGAACATTTCGGTTCCCGTGATCGGATACGACGATGTTATGGCCAGTAGAGTCGACTGCCATATAGAATATACGATCTAACATGTCCTTCTCGCTGATACGGCCAACTTCAACACCATACGGTGTAAATACTCGAATTTGCGACGTTTCGTGACGAGAGCTTGACGCGATGACGTGGCCAACACTGTCAACGGTAACGCCGTGAAGGTAATTCCAAAATACGTCATCGATCGGACTCTTTGGGTAGTCGGAGTCACCCTTACGAATCTTGTGGTGACACTTGTCGATTGAAGTAATCTTGATACAACGCTCACCGTAGTCAATGACGACAAAATGGTGTGACATCGGTCGGCGTTTTAAACATATGTGGTGGTGACTGAAACTTGTAATGTCCCAAAGCATCGAATATTTGAATTCTGCCATTGCCCTTGTCGGCTACAACAATATCGCCCGATTTTGTGACGGCAACTCCCTCGGGATCTCGGAACTCACCAACACCGCTACCTTGCTTTCCAAACTCAAAAAGCAACTTACAAAAATACTGTGGGCAGTCGGAATCGGAAGGACCGTCGACGGCAGTACCACTGTCGTCAACCACTGTACCTAGTGGATCTGTATGGTCGTAGTTGACGATAAATTTGACCGCAGTGTCGATATCCAACTTTGCTTCTATGCACGTATCAGCCAGCTCTTTCAATCGACTTTCAATTTGAGATTTTCCAGACAAGATGTCTCGATCACTTCCCATCTTAAGCACAATATCCGTAAATTCGTAACTGCTTCTCAGTTTCAGTAACTCGACGTCAAGCGATTTCTTCAAATCGGAGAGTTGCGTTTCTTTAATTGCCGCAAGCGAATTTGTATCTCGCTCTAGGGTTGTACGCATGTGATCTATATCATCATGTCGTTTCTGAGCCTCTGTGCGAATCTTGTTCAGAGCCGTTTCTTTTCTTCAAGAATTTCTTGTTCGGATTTGAAACCGCCTTCAGAGTATCGGAGACAAGAGAGATTTTGGTCTTGACTTGGGCGAGCATCTTCTTGAACGCCTCACGGTATTCGGTTACTGCATCAGCTATTTTACAATACCGATGGATGGTTCCTTGTGGTCGAGAACGGTGCAATCTCGACAGATAGGTTTCTCGCAAGTTCTGCAGTAGAATCGGGTAACTTCTCCGCCATGCACGTCACAGGTGGAAACGTTTCCTCGTTGTACCAGACAATCAGTGTACCTGCCCGACCGCAAGTCATCCAAGGTCACCGAATCATGATCGTGGAAAACCTTCAATCGACCGTGGGCCTCCACGCATTCTGTACAGAGCATATCCTTACAGCTTAAGCAATATGatgtagcattattttttgatGAACAGCAAGTACATGTGATATCAGTTTCGCCGTCTCGTATCTTTCTCAGCATGGA harbors:
- the LOC139137761 gene encoding NHL-repeat-containing protein 4-like, producing the protein MAVDSTGHNIVVSDHGNRNVRKFDVNGHEKWSTKLPGHFLTGICCDEEDNILVMSYRTGQVLMIRNDGTFAGHLVEGLHHPEGMALTNGKLVVVDGGNNRVKVYQYSKKSRN